From a single Lolium rigidum isolate FL_2022 chromosome 7, APGP_CSIRO_Lrig_0.1, whole genome shotgun sequence genomic region:
- the LOC124672473 gene encoding transcription factor BHLH094-like gives MDTAPSLAADLWRPVHREASSVLTDRSNGSRGVGCRRSRSDAASQEEDPYKIVSTSGDGAGQELARPEAKRLKKVKPSEDDDAQTDSGNASKVVHENPKPPEPPKQDYIHVRARRGQATDSHSLAERARREKISERMKMLQDLVPGCNKVVGKASVLDEIINYVQALQRQVEFLSMKLEAVNAQVNNRVASESKDAGAQPYGAQPYHTTLGLTLDPQTPREYAQASTSEWLHMQVGSTYERVT, from the exons ATGGACACCGCCCCGTCGCTCGCCGCCGACCTCTGGCGGCCTGTCCACCGCGAGGCGTCCTCCGTCCTCACCGACCGGAGCAATGGCAGCCGCGGCGTCGGCTGCAGGAGGTCCCGCAGCGACGCAGCTTCGCAGGAGGAGGATCCGTACAAGATCGTATCCACCTCCGGCGACGGAGCCGGCCAGGAACTG GCTCGTCCAGAAGCAAAACGTTTGAAGAAGGTCAAGCCTAGTGAAGACGATGACGCTCAAACCGATTCAGGAAATGCTAGTAAGGTTGTTCATGAAAATCCTAAACCGCCAGAGCCGCCAAAACAGGACTACATCCATGTGAGGGCACGGAGAGGTCAAGCAACGGACAGCCATAGCCTCGCGGAAAGG GCACGGCGAGAGAAGATAAGTGAACGCATGAAAATGCTCCAAGATCTTGTCCCTGGATGCAATAAG GTTGTCGGGAAAGCATCAGTTCTTGACGAGATAATAAATTACGTCCAGGCTTTACAACGTCAAGTAGAG TTTTTGTCGATGAAGCTTGAAGCAGTAAATGCTCAGGTGAATAACAGAGTTGCGTCTGAATCGAAAGAT GCTGGTGCTCAGCCATATGGTGCTCAGCCATATCATACAACTCTTGGTTTGACATTAGATCCACAAACGCCAAGGGAATACGCCCAGGCCTCAACATCAGAGTGGCTTCACATGCAGGTTGGCAGCACATATGAAAGAGTGACATGA